The Kineosporiaceae bacterium DNA window GCGACCGCTGACTCACCCACGGCCGCACATACGGCGCGATGAGCAGGATCAACACCACCACGACGCCGGCGAAGGCGGTCATCGGCCGGATCACCGGGGGGCGGTTGTTCGCCGGTCGCGTCGTGCGCGCGGTGCGGGCAGCCCCGGCTGCAGAGCGCGAGGCCGGCCGGGACGCCGGACGCGCCGATGCCTTGCTGGACGGGCTGCTGGACGGCCGGCTCGACCCACCCGGTGCCCCCGAGCGCGCCGGGGCGGGGCGACGACGCGCGGGTTGAGCCGGTGATGCGGACGAGCCGGTGGTCTTCGCACCCCCGCCGCCGGCAGAAGGCGTGGCCGACGAGCGCGGCGCCGGTGCCGTCGGCCGGCGAGTGCTCGTCGAGCTGGACGAGGTGCTGGTCCGGCCACGAGGTGCCGCGGGACGACGCGTCGTCATCACAGCCTCCCTCCGTGGCATCGCACGACTACCTGGAGCTTGTGATCGATCACGGCGAGTCGCAGGCGGCCAGGCGTGAATCGACCATCGCACGTCACGACCCGCGAATCACGGAGGGAGCGGCCCGATGCAGGCGTGTCGCATGAGGCTGGTGTTTCAGATGTTACGTGTGGGGTGATTTCGTCCGACTTGTGATCACGACATGTTCGCCTCGCCGTCCTGCGCCCCGCCCACCCTCACCTCGGGGTCTGGCGACCCCCCACCCCTGACCCCACCCCTAGCCCTTCACCCCGCCCCTCACCCTTCGCCCCACCCCTCGCCCTTCACCCCGCCCCTCACCCCACCCGCAGCACCAAGATCACTGTTAGCTCGCAGTTTGCTCCGGGTGAGCCGGTGCAAACTGCGATCTAACGGTGATCATGGTGCGGTAGGCGATCATGATGCTGGGGTGATCATGGCTCAGGGGTGATCGTGACCCCGTGGGGTGATCACGACAGCGGAGGGCGCCGCCACCCAACGGGTGACGACGCCCTCCGACGTCGAGCAGTGACCGAACCTACTTCGCGGCGTACCGCGGGAAGGCGCCGGCGCCCGCGTACACCGCGGCGTCGTCCAGCTCCTCCTCGATGCGCAGCAGCTGGTTGTACTTGGCGACGCGCTCGCTGCGGGCCGGGGCACCGGTCTTGATCTGGCCACAGTCGGTGGCGACGGCCAGGTCGGCGATGGTGGTGTCCTCGGTCTCGCCGGAGCGGTGGCTCATCATGCAGCTGTAGCCGCTGCGGTGGGCCAGGGCGACCGCGTCCAGGGTCTCGGTGAGCGAGCCGATCTGGTTCACCTTGACCAGCATCGAGTTGGCGGCGCCGAGCTCGATGCCCTTGCGCAACCGAGCCGGGTTGGTCACGAACAGGTCGTCACCGACCAGCTGGGTCCGCGAGCCGAGGGCCGTGGTGATCGCCACCCAGCCCTCCCAGTCGTCCTCGGCCAGCGGGTCCTCGATCGAGACGATCGGGAACGCATCCACCAGCGAGGTGTAGTACTCGGTCATCTGGGCGGCCGACTTCTGCGCACCCTCGAACGAGTAGGAACCGTCCTTGAAGAACTCGGTCGAGGCGACGTCCAGGGCGAGCGCGACGTCCTTGCCGAGCGAGAACCCGGCCGCCTCGATGGCGACGGCGATCAGGTCGAGCGCCTCACGGTTGGTCGGCAGGGACGGCGCGAAGCCACCCTCGTCGCCCAGCCCGGTCGCGTAGCCCTTGCCCTTGAGCACCGACTTCAGCGAGTGGTAGACCTCGGCGCCCCAGCGCAGCGCCTCACGGAAGCTGGCGGCGCCGATCGGGGCGACCATGAACTCCTGGATGTCCACGCCACCATCGGCGTGAGCGCCACCGTTGAGGATGTTCATCATCGGCACCGGCAGGATGTGCGCGTTCGGGCCACCGAGGTAGCGGAACAGCGGCAGGTTGGCCGAGTCGGCGGCGGCCTTGGCCACGGCGAGCGAGACGCCGAGGATCGCGTTGGCGCCGATCGAGCCCTTGTTGTCGGTGCCGTCCAGGTCGAGCATCGCCTGGTCGATCATGCGCTGGTCGGCGGCGTCGAAGCCGAGCAGCTCGGGGGCCAGCTGGTCCATGACCGCGGTCACGGCCTGCTCGACACCCTTGCCGCCGTAACGGTTCTTGTCGCCGTCACGACGTTCGACGGCCTCGAAGGCACCTGTCGAGGCACCCGAGGGAACCGCGGCACGGGCGATGGTGCCGTCGTCCAGT harbors:
- the eno gene encoding phosphopyruvate hydratase encodes the protein MASIEAVGAREILDSRGNPTVEVEVALDDGTIARAAVPSGASTGAFEAVERRDGDKNRYGGKGVEQAVTAVMDQLAPELLGFDAADQRMIDQAMLDLDGTDNKGSIGANAILGVSLAVAKAAADSANLPLFRYLGGPNAHILPVPMMNILNGGAHADGGVDIQEFMVAPIGAASFREALRWGAEVYHSLKSVLKGKGYATGLGDEGGFAPSLPTNREALDLIAVAIEAAGFSLGKDVALALDVASTEFFKDGSYSFEGAQKSAAQMTEYYTSLVDAFPIVSIEDPLAEDDWEGWVAITTALGSRTQLVGDDLFVTNPARLRKGIELGAANSMLVKVNQIGSLTETLDAVALAHRSGYSCMMSHRSGETEDTTIADLAVATDCGQIKTGAPARSERVAKYNQLLRIEEELDDAAVYAGAGAFPRYAAK